A region of Streptomyces sp. TG1A-60 DNA encodes the following proteins:
- a CDS encoding metallophosphoesterase, translating into MIRVAAVGDIHLGPDSRGLLRPAFDTLPGHADILLLAGDLTRHGTPEEVRVVADEVAGLPVPVVAVLGNHDHHAERPGEVTEVLRDAGVTVLEGEGTVVQVDGVRVGVAGTKGFGGGFAGRSGSEFGEPEMKAFVRHTRGLADGLRRALDELAEDGCAVRIALTHFSPVADTLVGEPLEIYPFLGSYLLAEAMDESGADLAVHGHAHLGTEHGITSGGVRVRNVAQPVIRRAFAVYALPVDSARTAS; encoded by the coding sequence GTGATCCGGGTCGCGGCCGTCGGGGACATCCATCTGGGGCCGGACAGCCGGGGTCTGCTCCGTCCGGCGTTCGACACGCTGCCCGGCCACGCCGACATCCTGCTGCTCGCCGGGGATCTCACCCGCCACGGCACCCCGGAGGAGGTGCGGGTCGTCGCCGACGAGGTGGCGGGGCTGCCGGTGCCGGTCGTCGCCGTACTGGGCAACCACGACCACCACGCCGAGCGCCCGGGGGAGGTGACGGAGGTGCTGCGGGACGCGGGGGTGACCGTGCTGGAGGGCGAGGGAACCGTCGTCCAGGTCGACGGGGTGCGGGTCGGTGTCGCCGGGACCAAGGGGTTCGGCGGCGGCTTCGCCGGGCGCAGCGGCAGCGAGTTCGGTGAACCCGAGATGAAGGCCTTCGTCCGCCACACCCGGGGCCTCGCCGACGGACTGCGCCGCGCCCTCGACGAGTTGGCGGAGGACGGCTGCGCGGTCCGTATCGCGCTCACGCACTTCTCGCCCGTAGCGGACACGCTCGTCGGCGAGCCGCTGGAGATCTACCCCTTCCTCGGCAGCTATCTGCTGGCCGAGGCGATGGACGAGTCCGGCGCCGACCTGGCCGTGCACGGCCATGCCCACCTGGGCACCGAGCACGGCATCACGAGCGGCGGTGTCCGGGTGCGCAATGTCGCCCAGCCGGTCATCCGGCGCGCCTTCGCCGTGTACGCGCTGCCGGTGGACAGCGCCCGGACCGCCTCGTAG
- a CDS encoding ABC transporter ATP-binding protein encodes METTAWTQLQGMMTARQHSRPLARTTLRRIGAFARPHRRRIAWFVALSVLTALLAVATPVLAGAVVDVIVSDGDEALVVRFAVLIALIAVAEAALGLWGRRLSATLGEGLILDLRTAVFDHVQRMPVAFFTRTRTGALVSRLNNDVIGAQRAFSNTLSGVVSNLVTLLLTLAVMLTLSWQITLLSLVLLPVFVIPARRMGRRMARLQREAADLNAAMGTRMTERFSAPGATLVKLFGRPDEESAEFAERARRVRDIGVRTARAQSAFITALTLVSALALALVYGLGGWFALRGTLEAGAIVSLALLLTRLYAPLTALAGARVEIMSALVSFERVFEVLDLKPLIEEKPDAREVPDGPVTVEFDDVRFGYPSADKVSLASLEEVASLDTRGGTEVLHGVSFRAEPGQTVALVGSSGAGKSTVAQLLPRLYDTDAGTVRVGGVDVRDLSARSLRGTLGMVTQDGHLFHDTVRANLLLARPDATDHDLWDVLRRARLDDLVRSLPDGLDTMVGERGYRLSGGERQRMTIARLLLARQRVVILDEATAHLDNTSEAAVQEALVEALEGRTAVVIAHRLSTVRSADQILVVEAGRIVERGRHEELLAEGGRYAELYRTQFEKAEAEAPSVAAA; translated from the coding sequence ATGGAGACCACCGCCTGGACCCAGCTGCAGGGCATGATGACCGCCCGGCAGCACAGCCGCCCCCTCGCCCGGACGACGCTACGCCGTATCGGCGCCTTCGCCCGTCCACATCGTCGCCGTATCGCGTGGTTCGTCGCCCTCAGTGTCCTGACCGCGCTGCTCGCCGTGGCGACGCCGGTGCTCGCGGGGGCCGTCGTGGACGTGATCGTGTCGGACGGGGACGAGGCACTCGTCGTCCGCTTTGCCGTGCTGATCGCCCTCATCGCGGTAGCCGAGGCGGCGCTCGGGCTGTGGGGCCGGCGCCTGTCGGCGACGCTCGGCGAGGGACTCATCCTCGATCTGAGGACCGCGGTCTTCGATCATGTGCAGCGCATGCCGGTCGCGTTCTTCACACGTACACGTACGGGAGCGCTCGTCAGCCGTCTCAACAACGACGTCATCGGCGCCCAACGGGCCTTCAGCAACACCCTGTCCGGAGTGGTGAGCAACCTGGTCACCCTGCTGCTCACGCTCGCCGTGATGCTCACCCTCTCGTGGCAGATCACCCTGCTCTCGCTCGTCCTGCTGCCCGTGTTCGTGATCCCGGCCCGGCGCATGGGCCGTCGTATGGCCCGGCTCCAGCGGGAGGCGGCCGACCTCAACGCGGCGATGGGCACCCGGATGACCGAGCGGTTCTCGGCGCCCGGCGCCACCCTGGTCAAGCTCTTCGGACGGCCTGACGAGGAGTCCGCCGAGTTCGCCGAACGGGCCCGCCGGGTACGGGACATCGGCGTGCGGACGGCGAGGGCGCAGTCGGCGTTCATCACCGCCCTCACCCTCGTCTCGGCCCTCGCGCTCGCCCTGGTGTACGGCCTCGGCGGCTGGTTCGCCCTGCGCGGCACCCTGGAGGCGGGCGCGATCGTCTCCCTGGCGCTGCTGCTGACCAGGCTGTACGCGCCGCTGACCGCGCTGGCCGGAGCCCGCGTGGAGATCATGAGCGCCCTGGTGAGCTTCGAGCGCGTCTTCGAGGTGCTGGACCTGAAGCCGCTCATCGAGGAGAAACCGGACGCCCGCGAGGTGCCCGACGGCCCGGTGACCGTCGAGTTCGACGACGTCCGCTTCGGCTACCCGTCCGCCGACAAGGTTTCCCTCGCCTCCCTGGAGGAGGTGGCCTCCCTCGACACCCGCGGCGGCACCGAGGTCCTCCACGGCGTCTCCTTCCGCGCCGAGCCCGGCCAGACCGTCGCCCTCGTCGGTTCCTCCGGCGCCGGCAAGTCGACCGTCGCCCAGCTGCTGCCCCGGCTGTACGACACGGACGCGGGCACCGTCCGCGTCGGCGGCGTCGACGTGCGCGACCTGAGCGCGCGGTCGCTGCGCGGCACCCTCGGCATGGTCACCCAGGACGGCCACCTCTTCCACGACACCGTCCGCGCCAACCTTCTCCTCGCCCGCCCCGACGCCACGGACCACGACCTGTGGGACGTTCTGCGCCGGGCCCGCCTCGACGACCTCGTACGTTCCCTGCCCGACGGCCTGGACACCATGGTCGGGGAGCGCGGGTACCGGCTCTCCGGCGGCGAACGCCAGCGCATGACCATCGCCCGGCTGCTCCTGGCCCGCCAGCGCGTCGTCATCCTCGACGAGGCCACCGCCCACCTCGACAACACCTCGGAGGCGGCTGTCCAGGAGGCCCTCGTGGAGGCGCTGGAGGGCAGGACCGCCGTGGTCATCGCCCACCGCCTGTCGACCGTACGGTCCGCCGACCAGATCCTCGTCGTCGAGGCCGGCCGGATCGTGGAGCGCGGCCGGCACGAGGAGTTGCTGGCGGAGGGCGGACGCTACGCGGAGCTGTACCGGACGCAGTTCGAGAAGGCGGAGGCCGAGGCTCCCAGCGTGGCGGCGGCGTAG
- a CDS encoding DUF488 domain-containing protein, producing MAHDRTAPADGFPTRRFELITFGHSTADRGTLTELLRGAGVVAVVDVRTAPGSRRDPNLSRQRLARWMPEEGIAYRWEPRLGGFRKPAPDSPDTVWRNTSFRGYAAHTRSSEFVTAMDALMRQAGQERTAVMCSEAVWWRCHRRLIADFAVLARGMLVHHLMHDGRLTAHRPTPGVRLRGDRLLVYDDAGSALP from the coding sequence ATGGCCCATGACCGGACCGCCCCCGCAGACGGGTTTCCGACGCGCCGGTTCGAACTGATCACCTTCGGCCACAGCACCGCGGACCGGGGAACGCTGACAGAACTCCTTCGGGGAGCCGGCGTTGTCGCCGTCGTGGACGTCAGGACCGCTCCCGGCAGCCGCCGTGACCCGAACCTGTCACGACAGCGGCTCGCCCGGTGGATGCCCGAAGAGGGCATCGCCTACCGGTGGGAGCCGCGACTGGGCGGCTTCCGCAAACCGGCGCCGGACTCTCCCGACACGGTCTGGCGCAACACGTCCTTCCGCGGCTACGCCGCTCATACCCGCAGCTCGGAGTTCGTCACCGCCATGGATGCCCTCATGCGCCAAGCGGGTCAGGAGCGCACCGCGGTGATGTGCAGCGAAGCGGTGTGGTGGCGATGCCACCGGCGCCTCATCGCCGACTTCGCCGTCCTGGCCCGCGGGATGCTCGTCCACCACCTGATGCACGATGGACGCCTCACAGCGCACCGTCCGACGCCGGGCGTGCGCCTTCGCGGTGACCGCCTTCTTGTGTACGACGACGCCGGCTCGGCGCTCCCCTAA
- a CDS encoding universal stress protein, which produces MTNAAPPAPIVVGTDGSPASGPAVRFALQESQLRGTGLRAVCAYDFTTRYSGFEWPAASGFRDLDTQLRDTTLEAVTKALEEAREQVGGAPVEVEVRVERGRPSQVLLDASEDACLLVVGSRGSGVWGRLTLGSTSTEVVHHAHLPVVVVPGGQPGQPS; this is translated from the coding sequence ATGACGAACGCCGCCCCTCCCGCACCGATCGTGGTAGGCACCGACGGCTCTCCCGCCTCCGGGCCGGCCGTACGCTTCGCCCTTCAGGAGTCCCAACTACGCGGGACCGGACTGCGCGCGGTTTGCGCGTACGACTTCACCACCAGGTACAGCGGTTTCGAATGGCCCGCCGCCTCCGGTTTCCGCGATCTGGACACGCAACTGCGCGACACGACGCTGGAAGCTGTCACCAAGGCGCTGGAGGAGGCCCGGGAGCAGGTCGGTGGCGCGCCGGTGGAGGTGGAGGTCAGGGTCGAGAGGGGACGCCCGTCGCAGGTCCTGCTGGACGCGAGCGAAGACGCATGCCTCCTGGTGGTCGGTAGCCGGGGCTCGGGTGTATGGGGGCGCCTCACCCTGGGCTCCACCAGCACCGAGGTCGTGCATCACGCCCATCTCCCGGTCGTCGTCGTGCCCGGCGGGCAGCCGGGTCAACCGTCGTGA
- a CDS encoding nucleotide sugar dehydrogenase, whose protein sequence is MAADLVVIGLGHVGLPLSRAAVSVGLATVGYDVSGTVVSGLAEGRSHVGGVFDAEVAAMLDAGFHATTDPAVLDGAQTVVICVPTGLTPEGLPDLSAVEDAARAVAARLRPGMLIVLESTSYPGTTEEVVRPLLEHGSGLRAGEGFHLAYSPQRIDPGNETWTIRNTPKVVSGCSALCAKYAVAFYSRFVDHLVVARGTREAEMAKILENTYRYVNMALVDEVALFCHETGIDIWDVLHCAASKPFGFAPFRPGPGVGGHCIPVDPRYLAARADSQGFAFRTLAAAHEVLGRMPNHVVDRALALLTEVRGRPEGARALLLGITYKADVADVRETPARPVAAGLLAAGAAVYYHDPYIAEFTVGGRSLPRAENLREAMAQADVAILLQDHACYAREALGQDRCALLDTRGKAVGSRVTLL, encoded by the coding sequence ATGGCCGCCGATCTCGTCGTCATCGGGCTGGGGCATGTCGGGCTGCCGCTCTCCAGAGCCGCGGTCTCGGTCGGCTTGGCGACCGTGGGCTACGACGTGTCCGGCACGGTGGTGTCCGGACTCGCCGAAGGCCGTTCCCATGTCGGCGGCGTCTTCGACGCCGAGGTCGCGGCCATGCTGGACGCGGGCTTTCACGCCACGACCGACCCAGCGGTCCTGGACGGCGCGCAGACCGTGGTGATCTGTGTGCCGACCGGACTCACACCGGAGGGCTTACCCGACCTGTCCGCGGTCGAGGACGCAGCCCGGGCCGTCGCCGCCCGGCTGCGCCCCGGCATGCTCATCGTCCTGGAGTCCACCAGCTATCCCGGCACCACGGAGGAGGTCGTGAGGCCGCTGCTGGAGCACGGCAGCGGGCTGCGGGCGGGCGAGGGCTTCCACCTGGCGTATTCACCGCAGCGCATCGACCCCGGCAACGAGACGTGGACCATCCGCAACACACCGAAGGTCGTGAGCGGTTGCAGTGCTCTGTGCGCCAAGTACGCCGTCGCGTTCTACTCCCGTTTCGTGGACCATCTCGTGGTCGCCCGCGGCACGCGGGAGGCGGAGATGGCCAAAATCCTCGAGAACACCTACCGGTACGTCAACATGGCCCTGGTCGACGAAGTGGCACTGTTCTGCCACGAGACCGGCATCGACATCTGGGACGTGCTGCACTGCGCCGCGTCGAAGCCGTTCGGCTTCGCACCGTTCAGGCCCGGACCCGGCGTCGGCGGGCACTGCATTCCCGTCGACCCCCGCTATCTCGCCGCGCGGGCCGACTCCCAGGGCTTCGCCTTCCGCACGCTGGCAGCCGCCCACGAGGTCCTCGGCCGTATGCCGAACCATGTCGTGGACCGAGCGCTGGCCCTGCTCACCGAGGTCCGGGGCCGCCCTGAGGGCGCACGGGCCCTGCTGCTCGGAATCACCTACAAGGCGGATGTGGCCGACGTCCGGGAGACGCCGGCGCGCCCGGTGGCGGCAGGACTGCTCGCCGCCGGTGCCGCGGTGTACTACCACGACCCGTACATAGCCGAGTTCACCGTCGGCGGCCGGTCCCTGCCGCGCGCCGAGAACCTCCGGGAAGCCATGGCCCAGGCTGATGTGGCGATCCTGCTGCAGGACCACGCCTGTTACGCGAGGGAAGCACTGGGCCAGGACCGCTGCGCCCTGCTCGACACCCGCGGCAAGGCCGTGGGCAGCCGGGTCACCCTTCTCTGA
- a CDS encoding BON domain-containing protein: MATGHEGPPVDGPSDGGTRPPASTEYRIAHLGERLARGDLAELGMRIEARGDAVHITGTASTAADREAILRIAAAELPGVAVRADIALADVTAPDRSEDLS, from the coding sequence ATGGCGACAGGACATGAAGGCCCACCGGTGGACGGGCCCAGCGACGGTGGCACCCGCCCGCCGGCGAGTACCGAGTACCGCATAGCCCACCTCGGGGAGCGGCTCGCCCGGGGTGATCTGGCCGAGCTCGGGATGCGGATCGAGGCGCGCGGCGACGCCGTGCACATCACCGGCACGGCGTCCACCGCGGCCGATCGCGAGGCGATCCTGCGGATCGCGGCGGCGGAGCTGCCGGGCGTAGCCGTCCGGGCGGACATCGCACTGGCCGACGTCACCGCGCCCGACCGTTCCGAGGACCTGTCGTGA
- a CDS encoding nucleotidyltransferase family protein → MGDLADPDDDGLPRDRTQAILEAAKEVASLLKAGGHPFALAGGVAVYAHGGPGTLQHDVDFCVLPEDIDAVTGTLDAAGLKVAQPSEDWLLKTRSQGQEVDLIFRPSRAPVSRELLDRAEVLSVQSVWMPVLAATDLLVGRLLAFSEHYCDFGAVLPIARTLREKIDWSRVRRECGGEPMPAAFLYLLERLHVIDPEETGDGDRT, encoded by the coding sequence ATGGGCGATCTGGCCGACCCGGACGACGACGGACTCCCTCGCGACCGCACCCAGGCCATTCTCGAAGCGGCCAAAGAGGTCGCTTCGCTGCTCAAGGCCGGCGGACATCCCTTCGCGCTGGCGGGCGGTGTCGCCGTGTACGCCCACGGCGGCCCGGGGACGCTCCAGCACGACGTCGACTTCTGTGTGCTGCCGGAGGACATCGACGCCGTCACCGGCACGCTGGACGCCGCGGGGCTGAAGGTGGCCCAGCCGTCCGAGGACTGGCTGCTGAAGACCCGGAGCCAGGGCCAGGAGGTCGACCTGATCTTCCGGCCGTCCCGGGCGCCGGTCAGCCGCGAACTGCTGGACCGGGCGGAGGTGCTCTCGGTCCAGTCCGTGTGGATGCCCGTGCTGGCGGCGACTGATCTGCTCGTCGGACGTCTCCTGGCGTTCTCCGAGCACTACTGCGACTTCGGTGCCGTGCTGCCGATCGCCCGCACCCTGCGGGAGAAGATCGACTGGAGCCGGGTACGGCGCGAGTGCGGCGGCGAACCGATGCCGGCCGCCTTCCTCTATCTGCTGGAGCGCCTCCATGTGATCGACCCTGAGGAGACCGGCGATGGCGACAGGACATGA
- a CDS encoding endonuclease domain-containing protein: MSERVMPGRTDGLITLGAADALWVDLTAGSAVPTASGAFTCSPAHARVGYVLLGGHVVATVRASGGQWSVPEGEVRRAAAELNAVGMDRQDLVRIGPFRVAPRQECDEETRLRWRRRITGELREPGGAERAARREVGRPYHLAGIDWRQMLVEQTRDGTQRTWWLPRAVVRLLDAAEHTETQWVQAARTRRAGATATEPPSHPRRARDADGRQTTSPEGPTASPRPYNAELEGQLYSVLSRKPGTSRRVAGWACAVCRTAPATVLDHCHEHGYVRAPVCQSCNTLERPDHLYSNDIRVANRYTRLFHTDTDDWLRHWHRCPGCRARTTLPLPHLAAWTAHIACRSLRPTHRAPRGRTPCGVLRVSWTGSQNAPRSCLLTVAVDCCPSGEHRVLTRVPYREAVELFRIWLAETAPAVAAAAGPDRVDGLPTQSRPVIADTSGEGLALF, translated from the coding sequence ATGTCGGAGCGTGTCATGCCCGGTCGCACGGACGGCCTGATCACCCTGGGTGCCGCGGACGCTCTGTGGGTCGATCTGACGGCCGGCAGTGCTGTGCCGACGGCTTCTGGGGCGTTCACCTGCTCTCCTGCCCATGCCCGGGTGGGGTACGTCCTGCTCGGCGGCCATGTGGTGGCGACGGTGAGGGCGAGCGGCGGTCAGTGGAGTGTCCCGGAGGGTGAGGTGCGCCGGGCGGCCGCGGAACTGAACGCGGTGGGGATGGACCGGCAGGACCTGGTCCGCATCGGTCCGTTTCGTGTGGCGCCGAGGCAGGAGTGCGACGAGGAGACGCGGCTGCGTTGGCGCCGGCGCATCACGGGTGAACTGCGGGAGCCGGGCGGCGCCGAGCGGGCAGCACGACGTGAAGTCGGCCGGCCGTACCATCTGGCGGGGATCGACTGGCGACAGATGCTCGTGGAGCAGACCCGCGACGGGACGCAGCGGACGTGGTGGCTGCCGCGCGCCGTGGTCCGGCTGCTCGACGCGGCCGAGCACACCGAAACGCAGTGGGTGCAAGCCGCGCGGACCCGCCGGGCAGGCGCAACCGCCACCGAGCCGCCCTCCCACCCCCGGCGGGCCCGAGACGCCGACGGTCGGCAGACGACGAGCCCCGAGGGCCCCACCGCCTCACCGCGCCCGTACAACGCAGAGCTGGAAGGCCAGCTGTACTCGGTGCTCAGCAGGAAGCCCGGTACCTCCCGCAGGGTGGCCGGGTGGGCGTGCGCCGTCTGCCGCACCGCGCCCGCCACCGTGCTCGACCACTGCCACGAACACGGCTACGTCCGCGCCCCCGTCTGCCAGTCCTGCAACACACTGGAACGCCCCGACCACCTGTACAGCAACGACATCCGGGTGGCGAACCGCTACACACGCCTCTTCCACACCGACACCGACGACTGGCTCCGCCACTGGCACCGCTGCCCCGGCTGCCGCGCACGCACCACCCTGCCCCTGCCGCACCTCGCCGCATGGACCGCCCACATAGCCTGCCGATCGCTGCGCCCGACCCACCGAGCCCCCCGCGGGCGCACGCCCTGCGGTGTCCTGCGCGTGTCCTGGACGGGCAGTCAGAACGCCCCCCGTTCCTGCCTGCTCACTGTCGCCGTCGACTGCTGCCCCTCCGGCGAGCACCGTGTCCTGACGCGAGTCCCCTACCGCGAAGCCGTCGAGCTGTTTCGCATCTGGTTGGCCGAGACGGCCCCTGCCGTGGCCGCCGCGGCCGGTCCTGACCGCGTGGACGGCCTCCCCACCCAGTCCCGGCCAGTCATCGCGGACACCAGCGGCGAGGGCCTGGCGCTCTTCTGA
- a CDS encoding SDR family oxidoreductase — MSKVWFITGSSRGFGRRFAQAALERGDRVAATARDTDSLADLVAAHGEALLPLKLDVTDKAAAFEAVQSAHDHFGRLDVVVNNAGYGLFGAVEELTEQQVRQQMETNFYGALWVTQAALPLLRAQAGGHIVQISTVGGVVSFPNLGGYNASKWALEGLTEALAQEVADFGIKVTLVEPGGFETDWAGSSATFAEQLPVYDDLRTAVAAAWGDVKSGDPAATGPALLKIVDADNPPLRVFFGTAPLHFVPQAYAERLKTWEEWADISTQAQGDAA; from the coding sequence ATGAGCAAGGTCTGGTTCATCACCGGCTCCTCCCGCGGCTTCGGCCGCCGGTTCGCCCAGGCGGCCCTCGAGCGCGGCGACAGGGTCGCGGCCACCGCCCGCGACACCGACTCCCTCGCGGACCTGGTGGCCGCCCACGGCGAGGCGCTCCTGCCGCTGAAGCTGGACGTCACCGACAAGGCCGCCGCGTTCGAGGCCGTCCAGAGCGCGCACGACCACTTCGGCCGCCTGGACGTCGTCGTCAACAACGCCGGCTACGGACTGTTCGGTGCGGTCGAGGAGCTGACGGAGCAGCAGGTCCGCCAGCAAATGGAGACCAACTTCTACGGCGCCCTGTGGGTCACCCAGGCCGCCCTGCCCCTCCTGCGGGCCCAGGCCGGCGGCCACATCGTGCAGATCTCCACGGTCGGCGGCGTCGTCTCCTTCCCCAACCTGGGCGGTTACAACGCCTCCAAGTGGGCCCTGGAGGGCCTGACCGAGGCCCTCGCCCAGGAGGTCGCCGACTTCGGCATCAAGGTCACCCTCGTCGAGCCCGGCGGCTTCGAGACCGACTGGGCCGGCTCCTCCGCCACCTTCGCCGAACAACTTCCCGTCTACGACGACCTGCGCACGGCCGTGGCCGCCGCCTGGGGCGACGTCAAGTCCGGCGACCCGGCCGCAACCGGCCCGGCCCTGCTGAAGATCGTCGACGCGGACAACCCCCCGCTGCGCGTCTTCTTCGGCACCGCCCCCCTCCACTTCGTCCCCCAGGCCTACGCCGAGCGACTGAAGACCTGGGAGGAATGGGCCGACATCTCCACTCAGGCCCAGGGCGACGCCGCGTAA
- a CDS encoding mechanosensitive ion channel family protein encodes MTRGLVLDDFLVAGITLAAGLLASFLLRLLLRWLGGHATKTRWGGDDVIVDALRSLLPWGTFVGGAAAAAAVLPLTKTVQHTVNQSLTVLFILIATITAARVIAGLVRSVTQSRAGVAGSVTIFVNITRVAVLAIGCLVILQTLGIPIAPLVTALGVGGLAVALALQDTLANLFAGIHILASKTVQPGDYIRLSSGEEGYVVDINWRQTTVRSLSNNLVIIPNGQLAGTNMTNFNQPEQDMTLLVQVGVGYDSDLEHVERVTNEVIAQVMKDVEGAVPDHEPAVRFHTFGDSRIGMTVILGVGEFSDQYRIKHEFIKRLHRRYRTEGITMPAPRRTITVQPGGSLEIPHQREASIPSVEVAS; translated from the coding sequence ATGACCCGGGGCCTCGTCCTCGACGACTTCCTCGTGGCCGGAATCACTCTGGCGGCGGGCCTGTTGGCCTCGTTCCTGCTGCGCCTGCTGCTGCGCTGGCTCGGCGGCCACGCGACGAAGACCCGTTGGGGCGGTGACGACGTCATCGTCGACGCGCTGCGCTCCCTGTTGCCCTGGGGCACGTTCGTCGGCGGCGCGGCGGCAGCGGCGGCGGTGCTGCCGCTGACGAAGACGGTGCAGCACACCGTGAACCAGTCCCTGACGGTGCTGTTCATCCTCATCGCCACGATCACGGCCGCCAGGGTGATCGCCGGTCTGGTGCGTTCGGTCACCCAGTCCCGGGCCGGGGTCGCGGGCTCGGTCACCATCTTCGTGAACATCACCCGGGTCGCCGTCCTCGCTATCGGCTGCCTGGTGATCCTCCAGACCCTGGGCATCCCGATCGCCCCGCTGGTCACCGCCCTCGGTGTCGGCGGTCTCGCGGTGGCCCTGGCCTTGCAGGACACCCTCGCCAACCTCTTCGCCGGCATCCACATCCTCGCCTCCAAGACGGTCCAGCCGGGCGACTACATCCGGCTGAGCAGCGGCGAGGAGGGCTATGTCGTCGACATCAACTGGCGGCAGACGACGGTCAGGTCGCTCTCCAACAACCTGGTGATCATCCCCAACGGCCAGCTCGCCGGCACGAACATGACCAACTTCAACCAGCCCGAGCAGGACATGACCCTGCTGGTGCAGGTGGGCGTCGGCTACGACAGCGATCTGGAGCATGTCGAGCGGGTGACCAACGAGGTCATCGCTCAGGTCATGAAGGACGTCGAGGGCGCGGTCCCCGACCACGAGCCCGCCGTCCGCTTCCACACCTTCGGCGACTCCCGCATAGGCATGACCGTGATCCTCGGGGTCGGGGAGTTCAGCGACCAGTACCGCATCAAGCACGAGTTCATCAAGCGCCTGCACCGGCGGTACCGGACAGAAGGCATCACCATGCCGGCGCCCCGGCGGACGATCACGGTCCAGCCCGGCGGCAGTCTGGAGATCCCGCACCAGCGGGAGGCGTCGATCCCGTCCGTCGAGGTGGCTTCCTAG
- a CDS encoding restriction endonuclease codes for MKPGDTVCTISGGRLYAGEIAGEVEQVASDDGRSNLRRPVEWEAAGYPYDDLPEELQQKLSVQHDVVDLTSVQAHIEGLGRSDQELVAEAEAVERDPSVEIPALTARRELELPEPTDELAAELPIVRLFFLLGYSLDPRRSWRDGEVEMAEHRDLLPALAHAVERQVDRALRQGLLQGYRATEESALVVRGRIRDAEQIRRRFGAMPPIEVAYDEFTTDIAENRILRAAVERLLRLPGIPRDVRRRLLHQRVRLTDVTAIVRGQPIPDWRPTRLNSRYHQALRLARVVLDGASAEHGPGGLRIDGFLFDMNRLFEDFVTTALRETFHSQGRDRDRCSGGHTARLQDSHYLDEAAAIRMKPDFVLYGPGGTPCAVVDAKYKAEKQGGYPDADLYQMLAYCTALGLREGHLVYAKGNAAHAAHRVRHAGIVIHQHALDLDQEPPGLLTDIEEVAQRLENTPRV; via the coding sequence ATGAAACCCGGAGACACCGTGTGCACCATCTCCGGCGGTCGGCTGTACGCCGGAGAGATCGCGGGCGAGGTCGAACAGGTCGCGTCGGACGACGGACGGAGCAACCTGCGTCGACCGGTCGAGTGGGAGGCGGCCGGCTATCCGTACGACGACCTGCCGGAAGAGCTTCAGCAGAAGCTGTCCGTCCAGCACGATGTCGTCGACCTCACCTCCGTACAAGCACATATCGAAGGACTGGGCCGGTCCGACCAGGAACTGGTCGCGGAGGCGGAGGCGGTGGAGCGGGACCCGAGCGTGGAGATCCCGGCGCTCACCGCACGCCGAGAGCTGGAGCTTCCCGAGCCCACGGACGAGCTGGCCGCCGAGTTGCCCATCGTCCGGCTCTTCTTCCTGCTCGGCTACAGCCTTGATCCGAGGCGGAGTTGGCGAGACGGCGAGGTCGAGATGGCCGAGCACCGCGATCTGCTGCCCGCGCTCGCCCACGCCGTGGAACGGCAGGTGGACCGGGCCCTGCGGCAGGGCCTGTTGCAGGGCTATCGGGCGACCGAGGAATCCGCGCTCGTCGTCCGCGGCCGGATCAGGGATGCCGAACAGATCCGGCGGCGCTTCGGGGCGATGCCGCCGATCGAGGTGGCGTACGACGAGTTCACGACCGACATCGCGGAGAACCGCATCCTCCGTGCGGCCGTCGAACGTCTCCTGCGCCTGCCCGGCATACCGCGCGACGTACGCCGCAGGCTGTTGCACCAGCGCGTCCGCCTGACCGACGTCACGGCGATCGTGCGCGGACAGCCGATCCCCGACTGGCGTCCTACACGTCTCAACTCCCGCTACCACCAGGCCCTGCGTCTTGCGCGCGTCGTCCTGGACGGTGCCTCCGCCGAGCACGGCCCCGGCGGTCTGCGCATCGACGGCTTCCTCTTCGACATGAACAGGCTCTTCGAGGACTTCGTGACAACCGCCCTACGGGAGACCTTCCACAGCCAAGGCCGGGACCGGGACCGGTGTTCGGGCGGCCACACCGCCCGTCTCCAGGACTCCCACTACCTCGACGAGGCCGCCGCGATCCGCATGAAGCCGGACTTCGTCCTGTACGGGCCGGGCGGCACCCCGTGCGCGGTCGTCGACGCCAAGTACAAGGCGGAGAAACAGGGCGGCTACCCGGACGCCGACCTGTACCAGATGCTGGCGTACTGCACGGCCCTCGGCCTGCGCGAAGGGCACCTGGTGTACGCGAAGGGCAATGCTGCGCACGCCGCCCACCGGGTGCGCCACGCGGGCATCGTCATCCATCAGCACGCCCTCGATCTTGACCAGGAACCGCCCGGTCTGCTCACGGACATCGAGGAGGTGGCCCAGCGGCTGGAGAACACCCCGCGCGTATGA